The following are encoded together in the Sphingomicrobium clamense genome:
- a CDS encoding DASS family sodium-coupled anion symporter, with amino-acid sequence MSDAPLQRRWLRLVPSIVLGAVIWFSPVPDGVQPEGWHTLAVFAAVILGLLLRPFAMSTIVIGGILVLVVTNTLGSKSKDALQVALSGFANTTVWLVVAAFLLAGAVIRTGLGRRIALTLVRKLGRSEVGLAYGIGAAELTLAPVIPSNTARGGGILAPIVDSVCRSVGDEGSEERARVSRYLVACGAHFNLITAAMFLTAMAANPLVSEAADTIAGIQFTWSLWALGASVPGLIGLALLPQLMRWLVKPPTMDVAAARNTASDELAAMGPMAREEKILGLTLATLLLLWATAPLHGLHTTVVAFVGIAILLFTGAQRWKDMAGTWGAWDALIWLGGLVMMADYMRTTGVIDWFANGAGSYAEGLAPLTAALILALVYFYSMYGFSMLTGHITAMAGAFIAVAIAAGAPPLLTIALIAYFSNLCGCLTHYSTGPVVIYFGLGYFTVPDWFRVGLIVSLFHMAVWLGVGLMWWKWLGWW; translated from the coding sequence ATGAGCGACGCGCCGCTGCAGCGACGGTGGTTGAGGCTGGTTCCGAGCATCGTGCTCGGCGCCGTCATCTGGTTCTCGCCCGTCCCCGACGGCGTCCAGCCCGAAGGCTGGCATACGCTCGCCGTCTTCGCCGCGGTCATCCTCGGCCTGCTGCTCCGGCCTTTCGCGATGTCGACGATCGTCATTGGCGGCATCCTCGTGCTGGTCGTCACCAACACGCTCGGTTCCAAGTCCAAGGACGCGCTGCAGGTCGCCCTGTCGGGCTTCGCCAACACCACCGTCTGGCTGGTCGTCGCGGCGTTCCTGCTCGCGGGTGCGGTCATCAGGACCGGCCTTGGTCGTCGCATTGCGCTCACGCTGGTTCGCAAGTTGGGACGGAGCGAGGTCGGGCTTGCCTACGGTATCGGCGCGGCCGAACTGACGCTGGCACCCGTCATTCCGTCGAACACCGCACGTGGCGGGGGCATCCTCGCACCCATCGTCGACAGCGTCTGCCGCTCGGTCGGCGATGAAGGTAGCGAAGAGCGCGCCCGCGTCTCGCGCTATCTCGTCGCCTGCGGGGCGCATTTCAACCTCATCACCGCCGCGATGTTCCTGACCGCCATGGCCGCCAATCCTTTGGTGTCGGAGGCCGCCGATACGATCGCCGGGATCCAGTTCACCTGGAGCCTGTGGGCGCTGGGCGCGAGCGTGCCGGGCCTGATCGGACTCGCGCTTCTTCCTCAGCTGATGCGCTGGCTGGTCAAGCCGCCCACCATGGATGTCGCCGCCGCCCGAAACACTGCCAGCGACGAGCTGGCCGCGATGGGTCCGATGGCGCGCGAGGAGAAAATCCTCGGACTGACGCTCGCCACGCTACTCCTCCTCTGGGCCACCGCACCGCTGCACGGGCTGCATACCACCGTCGTCGCCTTTGTCGGGATCGCCATCCTGCTCTTCACCGGCGCCCAGCGCTGGAAGGACATGGCGGGCACCTGGGGTGCGTGGGATGCGCTGATCTGGCTTGGCGGGCTGGTCATGATGGCGGACTATATGCGCACGACGGGCGTGATCGACTGGTTCGCCAACGGCGCGGGCAGCTATGCCGAAGGACTTGCCCCGCTGACCGCCGCGCTGATCCTGGCGCTCGTCTATTTCTATTCGATGTACGGATTCTCGATGCTGACCGGGCACATCACCGCCATGGCCGGCGCATTCATCGCCGTTGCGATCGCCGCGGGTGCGCCGCCGCTGCTCACCATCGCGCTGATCGCCTACTTCTCCAACCTGTGCGGTTGCCTTACCCATTATTCGACCGGGCCCGTCGTCATCTATTTCGGGCTCGGCTATTTTACCGTGCCCGACTGGTTCCGCGTCGGCCTCATCGTCTCTTTATTCCACATGGCCGTCTGGCTCGGTGTCGGCCTCATGTGGTGGAAATGGCTAGGTTGGTGGTGA
- a CDS encoding MFS transporter, with protein MSDTAKPWSMAKVVTASSAGTAFEWYDFFIFGALASTIGQVFFAGLGETAGVLAALGLFAAGFAFRPLGAIIFGAMGDRVGRKATFLTTVSLMGGATFAIGLLPSYATAGIIAPILLIILRICQGAALGGEYGGAAIYVAEHADDDKRGAATGWIQSSAAFGLIAALLVIYFTRTTVGEEAFLEWGWRVPFLVSVLLLLISVWMRLKLSESPAFQKLQAEGEVTKTPLREAFAEKESLKKVLTAFFAFMAAQGALWYCAFFYVQVFLERNLGVPGAEVNWIILIVTVISAPLYVFFGWLSDKVGRKPVMLGGMILGLVSFWPGFHAIADAVNPQLARASAENPVVVETDLATCTSQFNPTGTAEFTSACDLVSKAVIDAGVGYERVASEDGMTRVSVGDYVITPASDGAIAANELDAALTAAGYPEAANPDEMDHATLYFWLIVFTVAATSLYGPQAAALVEMFPTRTRYTAMSLPYHIGTGWVGGFLPVTAFAIVAATGNIYAGLWYPIFFVGLSVVCALIFWREKHGQPLH; from the coding sequence ATGAGCGATACGGCCAAACCCTGGTCGATGGCCAAGGTCGTCACCGCGTCGAGCGCGGGCACTGCCTTCGAATGGTACGACTTTTTTATTTTCGGCGCGCTGGCGTCGACCATCGGGCAGGTGTTTTTCGCCGGCCTTGGTGAAACCGCCGGTGTGCTTGCCGCGCTCGGCCTGTTCGCGGCGGGCTTCGCCTTCCGCCCGCTGGGTGCGATCATCTTCGGCGCGATGGGCGACCGGGTGGGCCGCAAGGCCACTTTCCTAACCACCGTCAGCCTCATGGGCGGCGCGACCTTCGCGATCGGCCTGCTGCCGAGCTATGCGACGGCGGGCATCATCGCTCCCATCCTCCTCATCATCCTGCGCATCTGCCAGGGCGCGGCGCTGGGCGGCGAATATGGCGGCGCGGCGATCTACGTCGCCGAACATGCCGATGACGACAAGCGCGGCGCGGCGACCGGCTGGATCCAGTCGTCTGCCGCCTTCGGCCTGATCGCGGCACTGCTCGTCATCTACTTCACCCGCACCACGGTTGGCGAAGAAGCCTTCCTCGAATGGGGCTGGCGCGTGCCCTTCCTCGTCTCGGTGCTGCTGCTTCTCATCTCGGTGTGGATGCGCCTCAAGCTTTCCGAGAGCCCCGCCTTCCAGAAGCTGCAGGCCGAGGGCGAAGTCACCAAGACCCCGCTTCGCGAAGCCTTTGCCGAGAAGGAAAGCCTCAAGAAGGTACTGACCGCCTTCTTTGCCTTCATGGCCGCTCAGGGAGCGCTTTGGTATTGCGCCTTCTTCTACGTGCAGGTCTTCCTCGAACGAAATCTCGGCGTGCCGGGCGCGGAGGTGAATTGGATCATCCTCATCGTCACGGTCATCTCGGCCCCGCTCTACGTCTTCTTCGGCTGGCTGTCGGACAAGGTGGGCAGGAAGCCGGTCATGCTCGGTGGCATGATCCTCGGCCTCGTCTCCTTCTGGCCGGGTTTCCACGCCATCGCCGACGCCGTGAACCCGCAGCTTGCACGCGCCAGCGCCGAAAACCCGGTAGTGGTCGAGACCGATCTTGCGACCTGCACCTCGCAGTTCAATCCGACCGGCACCGCCGAATTCACCAGCGCCTGCGACCTCGTGTCGAAGGCGGTGATCGACGCCGGCGTGGGATATGAACGTGTCGCGTCCGAGGACGGAATGACCCGCGTCAGCGTCGGCGACTATGTCATCACGCCCGCGAGCGATGGCGCGATTGCCGCCAACGAGCTCGATGCGGCTCTGACGGCGGCGGGCTATCCCGAGGCGGCCAATCCGGACGAAATGGATCATGCCACGCTCTATTTCTGGCTGATCGTCTTCACGGTGGCCGCCACGTCGCTCTACGGCCCGCAGGCCGCAGCACTGGTCGAGATGTTCCCGACCCGCACGCGCTACACCGCGATGAGCCTGCCCTACCACATCGGCACGGGCTGGGTCGGCGGCTTCCTGCCGGTTACCGCCTTCGCGATCGTCGCGGCGACGGGCAATATCTACGCCGGTCTCTGGTATCCGATTTTCTTCGTCGGTCTATCGGTGGTCTGCGCGCTGATCTTCTGGCGCGAAAAGCACGGACAGCCGCTTCACTAG
- the pgl gene encoding 6-phosphogluconolactonase: MIEVEFWDYDDVDEMADAVAGDIAFIIESAIDARGECLLAFPGGSTPKPVYEKLAEKKLPWKRVTIIPGDERLVPVDDERSNIKGIAQTFLPLGARVYPIYAEGAEDYVMAGHAADARLKSLKWPPDLVWLGMGTDGHTASLFPGPDLDDAMDAPKGKLVMGIKPDPMPEGAAVERLSLTRSAILQARTIIITITGQEKREILEGAIEDGQSSKLPIGRVLAETEFPIDVHWAP, encoded by the coding sequence ATGATTGAAGTCGAATTCTGGGACTATGACGATGTCGACGAGATGGCCGATGCCGTCGCGGGCGATATCGCCTTCATCATCGAAAGCGCGATCGACGCGCGGGGCGAGTGCCTGCTGGCCTTCCCCGGCGGCTCGACCCCCAAGCCGGTCTACGAGAAGCTCGCCGAGAAGAAGCTGCCGTGGAAGCGCGTGACGATCATCCCGGGCGACGAGCGGCTGGTGCCGGTCGATGACGAGCGATCGAACATCAAGGGGATCGCGCAGACTTTCCTCCCGCTCGGCGCGCGCGTCTATCCGATCTATGCCGAGGGCGCAGAGGACTATGTCATGGCGGGTCACGCCGCCGATGCCCGGCTCAAGAGCCTCAAGTGGCCGCCCGATCTCGTCTGGCTGGGCATGGGCACGGACGGGCACACTGCCTCGCTCTTCCCCGGCCCCGATCTGGACGATGCGATGGACGCGCCCAAGGGCAAGCTGGTGATGGGCATCAAGCCCGACCCGATGCCCGAAGGGGCAGCAGTCGAGCGCCTGTCGCTGACCCGTTCGGCGATCCTCCAGGCACGCACCATCATCATCACCATCACGGGGCAGGAGAAGCGCGAGATCCTGGAAGGCGCGATCGAGGATGGCCAGTCGTCCAAGCTGCCGATCGGGCGCGTGCTGGCCGAGACCGAATTCCCCATCGACGTGCACTGGGCGCCCTGA
- a CDS encoding NAD(P)-dependent alcohol dehydrogenase, with protein MPSKAVGWGVENASDTPHQLNFERRDLRDNDVAIKISHCGICHSDLHFAHDDWGMSHYPMIPGHEIVGTVTDVGPDVTRYSVGDRVAIGCLVDSCQKCEFCKGNQEQFCVEGSTFTYGVPDRYGELTQGGYSDHIVCREEFVCKVPDGMDMAHAAPLLCAGITTYSPLRRWGVKEGDRVAVAGLGGLGHMAVKLAVAMGAEVTVLTTSPEKAEAATAVGASDVLISTDEAAMEAAMGRFHFIIDTIPVAHEIDPYAALLRPNGSMVIVGALEPLPGFSGFNLIFGNRAIAGSAIGGLAETQEMLDFCAEHNILPEIEIITGEQIPEAWDTLAKGDMPHRYVIDVAGSEAVAQ; from the coding sequence ATGCCCAGCAAGGCCGTCGGTTGGGGCGTCGAGAATGCCAGCGACACCCCCCACCAACTGAATTTCGAACGCCGCGATCTTCGCGACAATGACGTGGCGATCAAGATCAGCCATTGCGGCATCTGCCACTCAGACCTCCACTTCGCACACGACGACTGGGGCATGAGCCATTACCCGATGATCCCCGGGCATGAGATCGTCGGCACCGTCACCGATGTCGGCCCCGACGTGACCCGATATTCGGTCGGCGACCGCGTCGCGATCGGCTGCCTCGTCGACAGCTGCCAGAAATGCGAATTCTGTAAGGGCAACCAGGAGCAATTCTGCGTCGAAGGCTCGACCTTCACCTACGGCGTCCCGGACCGCTACGGCGAGCTGACACAGGGCGGATATTCCGATCATATCGTCTGCCGCGAGGAATTCGTCTGCAAGGTGCCAGACGGCATGGACATGGCGCACGCGGCCCCGCTGCTTTGCGCCGGGATCACGACTTACTCGCCGCTCAGGCGCTGGGGCGTGAAGGAAGGCGATCGAGTCGCGGTCGCGGGGCTCGGCGGACTCGGGCACATGGCGGTCAAGCTGGCGGTCGCGATGGGCGCAGAAGTCACCGTGCTGACCACTTCGCCCGAAAAGGCCGAGGCCGCCACGGCGGTTGGCGCGAGCGACGTGCTCATTTCGACCGACGAGGCCGCGATGGAGGCCGCCATGGGACGCTTCCACTTCATCATCGACACGATCCCCGTCGCGCACGAAATCGACCCCTATGCGGCGCTGCTGAGGCCCAACGGATCGATGGTCATCGTCGGCGCGCTCGAGCCGCTCCCGGGCTTCTCGGGCTTCAACCTGATCTTCGGCAACCGCGCCATTGCGGGCTCTGCGATCGGCGGGCTCGCGGAAACGCAGGAGATGCTCGATTTCTGCGCCGAGCATAACATCTTGCCCGAGATTGAGATCATTACCGGTGAGCAGATTCCGGAGGCGTGGGACACGCTGGCGAAGGGCGACATGCCGCATCGCTACGTCATCGACGTCGCGGGCAGCGAGGCGGTTGCGCAATAG
- the edd gene encoding phosphogluconate dehydratase, with protein MPRLDPRIAAVTDRVIERSKPGRKRYLDHVTDEAARGIDRKALSCGNFAHGFAAAGDDKTAIRTFQGPNLGIVTAYNDMLSAHAPYYRYPEQMKLFAREVGATAQVAGGVPAMCDGVTQGQPGMDLSLFSRDNIAGGTAIALSHGMFDGVAMLGICDKIVPGLLIGALRFGHLPAIFVPAGPMPSGLANKEKQRVRQLFAEGKATKDELLAAESASYHGQGTCTFYGTANSNQMMMELMGLHVPGAAFANPGSRLRPGLTRAAVHRLVEISGEEKRMLGHCVDERAIVNAIIGLLATGGSTNHALHIPAIARAAGIFVDWQDFADLSAAVPLLARVYPNGSGDVNDFHHAGGLAFVARELIENGLLHGDILSAGSDSFEGAMTTPEEDGDDIVWRTVEKSGDETILRGVADAFQPDGGMRLVTGNLGRACFKTSAVDEERWTIEAPCRVFEDQKDVVTAFEAGELDKDVVVVVRFQGPRANGMPELHKLTPPLGVLQDRGHRVALITDGRMSGASGKVPAAIHCCPEALGDGPLSRLRDGDVVKLCATTGSLSTIADLDSREPAEAPPQPVGTGRELFALFRHHADDAEKGGSAMLHAMEESL; from the coding sequence ATGCCGAGGCTCGATCCCCGCATCGCCGCCGTCACCGACCGCGTCATCGAGCGGTCGAAGCCGGGGCGTAAACGCTATCTCGACCATGTCACGGACGAGGCAGCGCGGGGGATCGACCGCAAGGCACTGAGTTGCGGCAACTTCGCGCACGGCTTCGCAGCGGCTGGCGACGACAAGACGGCGATCCGGACGTTCCAAGGGCCCAACCTCGGGATCGTCACCGCCTATAACGACATGCTGAGCGCTCATGCGCCTTATTATCGCTACCCCGAGCAGATGAAGCTGTTCGCGCGCGAAGTCGGGGCCACCGCGCAGGTCGCGGGCGGCGTACCCGCCATGTGTGACGGAGTGACGCAGGGCCAGCCCGGCATGGACCTGTCGCTTTTCAGCCGCGACAACATTGCGGGCGGCACGGCCATCGCATTGAGCCACGGCATGTTCGACGGAGTCGCGATGCTCGGCATTTGCGACAAGATCGTGCCGGGGCTGCTCATCGGTGCGCTGCGCTTCGGTCATCTGCCCGCGATTTTCGTGCCCGCCGGTCCGATGCCTTCAGGGCTCGCGAACAAGGAAAAGCAGCGGGTCCGACAGCTCTTCGCCGAGGGCAAGGCGACCAAGGACGAACTGCTGGCGGCCGAGAGCGCGAGCTATCACGGGCAGGGCACCTGCACCTTCTACGGCACTGCCAACTCCAACCAGATGATGATGGAGCTGATGGGGCTTCACGTCCCGGGTGCGGCGTTCGCCAACCCGGGCAGCCGCCTGCGGCCCGGACTGACCCGGGCTGCCGTCCATCGCCTTGTCGAGATTAGCGGCGAGGAAAAGCGCATGCTCGGCCACTGTGTCGACGAACGCGCGATCGTCAATGCGATCATCGGGCTGCTCGCAACGGGCGGATCGACCAACCATGCGCTGCATATTCCCGCCATCGCCCGCGCGGCGGGCATCTTCGTCGATTGGCAGGACTTCGCGGATTTGAGCGCAGCCGTGCCGCTCCTGGCGCGCGTCTATCCCAACGGATCGGGAGACGTGAACGACTTCCACCATGCCGGCGGGCTCGCCTTCGTGGCGCGCGAGCTGATCGAGAACGGCTTGCTGCACGGCGACATCTTGTCGGCGGGCAGCGACAGCTTCGAGGGCGCAATGACGACGCCCGAAGAGGATGGCGACGATATCGTCTGGAGGACGGTCGAAAAGAGCGGCGACGAGACCATCCTGCGCGGCGTCGCCGACGCCTTCCAGCCTGATGGCGGGATGCGGCTGGTCACCGGTAATCTCGGGCGCGCCTGCTTCAAGACCAGCGCGGTCGACGAAGAGCGCTGGACCATCGAGGCGCCGTGCCGCGTGTTCGAGGATCAGAAGGACGTGGTAACCGCCTTCGAGGCGGGCGAGCTCGACAAGGATGTCGTGGTCGTCGTGCGTTTCCAGGGCCCGCGCGCCAACGGCATGCCCGAACTCCACAAGCTGACCCCGCCGCTCGGCGTGCTTCAGGATCGCGGGCATCGCGTGGCGTTGATCACCGATGGGCGCATGAGCGGGGCGTCGGGCAAGGTGCCTGCGGCGATCCACTGCTGTCCCGAGGCGCTCGGCGATGGACCGCTGTCGCGGCTGCGCGATGGCGATGTGGTCAAGCTGTGTGCGACGACCGGGAGCCTGTCGACCATTGCCGATCTCGACTCACGCGAGCCTGCCGAGGCGCCGCCGCAGCCGGTGGGGACCGGGCGCGAATTGTTCGCGCTGTTCCGCCATCATGCCGACGATGCCGAAAAGGGCGGGTCGGCGATGCTTCACGCCATGGAGGAATCCCTATGA
- the eda gene encoding bifunctional 4-hydroxy-2-oxoglutarate aldolase/2-dehydro-3-deoxy-phosphogluconate aldolase, protein MSRRKIGEVMRLSPVIPVLVLDGSFDPVELAETLVGAGLRVLEVTLRTENALKDMEKMASVEGAVVGAGTVLDAVMLYEAMDYGAEFIVSPGLTEGVARAAEDKRVPLLPGVATATDIMRGRDMGLDHFKFFPAEANGGLPALKSLAGPFGGIKFCPTGGIREDTAQEWLDHPNVLCVGGSWILPKGDADLKKVAATARAAAAMKA, encoded by the coding sequence ATGAGCCGCCGCAAGATCGGGGAGGTCATGCGCCTCTCGCCCGTCATCCCCGTGCTGGTTCTCGACGGCAGCTTCGACCCTGTCGAGTTGGCCGAAACGCTGGTGGGCGCGGGGCTTCGCGTGCTCGAAGTCACGCTACGCACCGAGAACGCGCTCAAGGACATGGAGAAGATGGCGAGCGTCGAGGGCGCGGTCGTGGGGGCGGGCACCGTGCTCGACGCGGTCATGCTCTACGAAGCCATGGATTATGGCGCCGAGTTCATCGTCTCGCCGGGGCTGACCGAAGGGGTTGCCCGCGCCGCCGAAGACAAGCGCGTGCCGTTGCTGCCGGGTGTCGCCACCGCTACCGACATCATGCGCGGGCGCGACATGGGGCTCGATCATTTCAAGTTCTTCCCCGCCGAGGCCAATGGCGGCCTGCCAGCGCTCAAATCGCTCGCCGGGCCGTTCGGCGGGATCAAGTTTTGCCCGACGGGCGGCATCAGGGAAGACACGGCGCAGGAGTGGCTCGACCATCCCAATGTGCTGTGCGTCGGTGGCAGCTGGATCCTGCCAAAGGGCGATGCGGACCTCAAAAAAGTGGCGGCGACCGCTCGCGCAGCCGCCGCCATGAAAGCCTGA
- the zwf gene encoding glucose-6-phosphate dehydrogenase, translating to MTKERFSTLLLFGATGDLSRRMLLPSLYGLYADGLLPEDVTIIGTARSQLDDEQFREQAHEALREHLPEDFYAKDTADGFVERLSYQAIDATTIDGYQELASRIDLDKGLSIFLSVAPSLFKPTIENLKASGLAGPKVRLALEKPLGTDLESSKVINDAVATAFPEERTFRIDHYLGKETVQNLLALRFANSLFEPLWNASHIDHVQITVAEEVGLEDRAGYYDGAGAVRDMLQNHMLQLLALIAMEPPANYDPTSVREEKVKALKALRPMTEKLAKDEFVLGQYDGYLKELGEKSDTETFVALKAHVDNWRWAGVPFYLRHGKKLARRKTEVHIQFKCVPHSIFAGTGATTHPNELLISIQPEENIRLKMMAKRPGLDRKGIRLREVAMDVTMEGAFADYRRRIAYERLILDLVEGDPTLFVRRDEVEAQWEWIDGLRAAWEQAGMTPETYDAGSRGPDSAIGLVARDRREWND from the coding sequence ATGACCAAGGAGCGCTTTTCGACGCTGCTGCTGTTCGGGGCGACCGGCGACCTGTCGCGCCGCATGCTGCTTCCCTCGCTCTATGGCCTCTATGCCGACGGCTTGCTGCCCGAAGACGTCACGATCATCGGCACCGCGCGCAGCCAGCTGGACGATGAGCAATTTCGCGAGCAGGCGCATGAAGCGCTGCGCGAGCATCTGCCCGAAGATTTCTACGCGAAGGACACGGCCGACGGCTTCGTCGAGCGGCTGAGCTACCAGGCGATCGATGCGACGACCATCGACGGCTATCAGGAGCTCGCAAGCCGGATCGACCTCGACAAGGGACTTTCGATCTTCCTCTCGGTCGCGCCGTCGTTGTTCAAGCCGACGATCGAGAACTTGAAGGCATCGGGACTCGCAGGTCCCAAGGTTCGACTGGCACTGGAAAAACCGCTCGGGACCGACCTGGAATCGAGCAAGGTCATCAACGATGCGGTGGCGACGGCCTTTCCGGAGGAGCGCACCTTCCGCATCGACCATTATCTGGGAAAGGAGACGGTCCAGAACCTGCTCGCGCTGCGCTTTGCCAATTCGTTGTTCGAGCCGCTGTGGAACGCGTCGCATATCGACCATGTGCAGATTACGGTGGCCGAGGAAGTCGGGCTCGAGGATCGCGCGGGCTATTATGACGGCGCGGGTGCGGTGCGCGACATGCTGCAGAACCACATGCTGCAGCTTCTGGCGCTGATCGCGATGGAGCCGCCGGCGAATTACGACCCGACCTCGGTGCGCGAAGAAAAGGTGAAGGCGCTCAAAGCGCTGCGCCCGATGACCGAGAAACTGGCGAAGGACGAATTCGTGCTCGGTCAGTATGACGGTTACCTGAAAGAGCTGGGCGAAAAGTCCGACACCGAGACGTTCGTGGCGCTCAAGGCGCATGTCGACAATTGGCGCTGGGCGGGTGTGCCCTTCTACCTGCGTCACGGCAAGAAGCTGGCGCGCCGCAAGACCGAGGTCCATATCCAGTTCAAATGCGTGCCGCATTCGATCTTTGCCGGCACGGGCGCGACGACCCATCCGAACGAGCTGCTGATCTCGATCCAGCCGGAAGAGAATATCCGGCTCAAGATGATGGCCAAGCGTCCGGGGCTCGACCGCAAAGGCATCCGCCTGCGCGAGGTGGCGATGGACGTGACGATGGAGGGTGCGTTCGCCGACTATCGTCGGCGCATCGCCTACGAACGATTGATCCTCGACCTGGTCGAGGGCGATCCCACGCTGTTCGTTCGCCGCGACGAGGTCGAGGCGCAGTGGGAATGGATTGACGGGCTCAGGGCGGCTTGGGAACAGGCCGGTATGACACCCGAGACATATGACGCGGGCAGCCGAGGGCCGGACAGCGCGATCGGCCTCGTCGCGCGCGATAGAAGGGAATGGAATGATTGA
- a CDS encoding energy transducer TonB, which yields MYREQIDWKERAGTVAIVVGLHVAVAALAMTAKTVVTGPPDRASIEVFDVAIEPPPPIIEEIPEIEQAAPREEGAASEKNIESDATPVVAPDPVVVTPTPNPIVASPTPNEGNDATQGASDEEGEGTGAGGQGDGTGAGAGGDGKGGGGGTRPSVIRSTTLTQRDFPKEIRRAWPSNGAVYVAIRVQVDGRATDCKVNRGINPNIDAWVCRLVEQKVRFNPARDAQGRPYVAWYGYVQYAIF from the coding sequence ATGTATCGCGAGCAGATCGACTGGAAAGAGCGGGCAGGCACGGTGGCGATCGTCGTCGGCCTGCACGTCGCCGTGGCCGCATTGGCGATGACTGCGAAGACCGTGGTCACGGGGCCGCCCGACCGCGCCAGCATCGAAGTGTTCGACGTCGCGATCGAGCCGCCGCCGCCGATCATCGAGGAAATCCCCGAGATCGAACAGGCTGCCCCGCGCGAAGAGGGCGCTGCATCGGAAAAGAATATCGAGAGCGACGCCACGCCTGTCGTCGCACCCGATCCGGTGGTCGTTACGCCCACGCCCAATCCCATCGTCGCGTCGCCGACGCCCAATGAAGGCAATGATGCCACGCAGGGCGCGTCGGACGAGGAAGGCGAAGGCACGGGCGCCGGCGGACAGGGTGACGGAACCGGCGCGGGCGCTGGCGGTGACGGCAAGGGTGGAGGCGGCGGCACGCGTCCCTCGGTCATCCGGTCGACGACGCTGACGCAACGCGACTTCCCCAAGGAAATTCGGCGCGCCTGGCCGTCGAACGGGGCGGTCTATGTCGCCATTCGTGTCCAGGTCGACGGTCGCGCTACCGACTGCAAGGTCAATCGCGGGATCAATCCCAATATCGACGCGTGGGTCTGCCGCCTGGTCGAACAGAAAGTGCGCTTCAATCCGGCTCGTGACGCGCAGGGGCGGCCCTACGTCGCTTGGTATGGCTACGTCCAATACGCGATATTCTAA
- a CDS encoding DUF3833 family protein: MRLDYLILIGLAPPLLYLGARTFSPAILPPVPIPSPASSTPFDPIDFFEGNTQGSGTLYELDGDSRDLNVASVGRRLPDGGLEITQTIALEGSPERTRTWTIQPEQGARYSGTLTDAKSGVVAMTGGRRMVIAYESDGHNVRQTLTQIDPNTVRNRLDVYKWGINVARLDETITRS; encoded by the coding sequence GTGAGACTCGACTACCTGATCCTGATCGGCCTCGCGCCGCCCTTGCTCTACTTGGGCGCGCGCACCTTCTCGCCTGCGATCCTGCCGCCGGTGCCGATCCCCTCGCCCGCCTCCTCGACACCCTTCGATCCGATCGACTTTTTCGAAGGCAACACGCAAGGGTCGGGCACGCTCTACGAGCTCGATGGCGATAGCCGCGATCTCAATGTCGCCAGCGTCGGGCGCCGCCTGCCCGACGGCGGGCTTGAAATCACACAGACCATCGCGCTCGAGGGCAGCCCCGAACGCACGCGCACCTGGACCATCCAGCCCGAGCAGGGCGCACGCTACTCGGGCACGCTGACCGATGCGAAATCGGGCGTGGTCGCCATGACCGGCGGTCGGCGCATGGTCATCGCCTACGAGAGCGATGGGCATAACGTCCGCCAGACGCTGACCCAGATCGACCCCAACACGGTGCGCAACCGGCTCGACGTCTATAAGTGGGGGATCAACGTGGCGCGGCTGGACGAAACCATCACGCGCAGTTAA